The Syntrophorhabdaceae bacterium nucleotide sequence GAGACCCATCGATCTTCTCAAGCAATTCGACGTTCTCCTTGTATGCCTTGCGCCCCTCATTGATATCCTTTTTTGCCTCCGCGCGGATGCCGGTGTCATTTATGGACGCCGTGATCAATATTCCTTCGGACGCCTTATCGATTGCCTTCATGGCGTCACGGGCACATTTGATCTTTACATTGCTTTCCTTGACAATCGTCTCCATACCTCCGTTTATGGAATGCATGCTCCTTATACCCATGAACGTCAGGACAGCAAGCAAAACCATCATGATACCAAACCCGATACCGAGCCGCATGCCGATTCTCATGTTCTTGAAGTGCATTTGTAATTCCTCCTTTTGCTGTGCGTGAAGTTAAGGTCTCTCATTTCAGGAAGTTTTGTCTTCATGTCTGTCATGCCCATCCGGCTGATAACCGATGAGCTGTGCCTGGGGGTCTCCAGCCTGTTTGGTCAAGCTGCAGGAACCTATCTCACTTTTATGTAATCGAGTGATTTGCTCTATTACTTAAACCGGGAGGCCCAGAAACTTTCCAGACAACCAGAATGGCAGTTGATGGTGATCTTGAAAGGATGGAACAAATCCTCCGCCTATCTTCAGCTTTCGTGTGAAAACCCGCGAAACAGCTTTATTTTAGGTTCCCGCCAATTTATAGTATTGTCTCTCTCGCGTATGAGAGAAGAAAGTATATAAAGGAACCGGGCCTGAACCTGACACGCAAGATCCTGCTGTCCACATTCTTCTGTCTTCTTATCATGGCGGTGTTTCATTCCTCCACTCCTTCCCGCGCCGAATTGACGGATGGCTATGAAGACACGGAAACGGATATGGAGGAGGCCATCGAATTCGAATCCTCCCCGGGTGACCGCGACCTCATCAATTTCGACATCTTCGAAGACATTGCGCGGGCGCGGGCGCGTCTCGAAGAGATGAGCTGCGGCTTCACGGTGGTACGGCCCAGGATAGTGAAGAAGGTGAAGAGCGGAAAGAGATGGAGAACCCGGGTAACGCGGGGAAAGAGTGAACTGGGCAGCTTTACCATACTGCTTGCGGTTTTGAACCTCCAGAACCGGGAGATACAGGTCATCAGGGTCCACCCTAAACTGGGCGCCCGTTCGGACCGGACCGTTATCGAACCCGGCAGAGCCAATGGCGTCAACACCAGGTTCACCATCCTCTCCCCCGAACACCATGTGGTCCTTGCACTGAAAAGACCCGTGCGCAGCGGTGCGTCATTCGCGGAGGTGGTCTATACGCCCTATTCGGAGGGTCTCGATATTCCCGCTGTGCGAAGGGCGGGAATGGAGTACCTGGTGAACGTCATCGGCAACGCCAGGGACGACCTGAGCCGCAGACGCGTCAAACCACTTTCCTGCAATAGTTTCATCGACAACGACATATCCGTCGTCCTTGCCATCATCGAACATATTGATCCCCAGAAATTCGCAAGCGGAAAGTACACCGCGGAAAAGCTCATCAACGAGACGCTTGTGATCCTGGGAGCCAACAAGCGCAATGCTTACCGGTACTCCAAATCCCCTGCGGGCGCCCGGGGCCTTTTCCAATTCATCCCCGCCACCTATAAAAGGGTCTCGAACCTCTATCCTCGGGCCGGCCTGATAAAGGATTTCGTCCGCGGGATGGAGAACCATGAGAATGCCGCAAAGGCCTCATTTCTTCTCTTCGATGCCGATATGACCGTGCTGAGCGATGCAAGGAAACAACGTCTCCTCGCCGATCCCGCGGCACTGGGAAGGTTTCTCGCCTCAGCTTACAACTGCGGCCCCGGCAGGACCAGGAACAGTATGGAAAGGTACGGAGACAGGTGGACCTCGGCGGTTCCCGCGGAAACCCGGATATATCTTCACAAATTCGATGCCGTCCTCGACTGGTACAGCACAAAAGCCGCGGCCACCTGGTAGGGCCCGCCTGCCGGTCTGTTACGGCCCCGGCGCCAGTGCGGCGTCGGCATTGACCCGCCAGATCTTTTCCGCATATTCAAGTATGGAGCGGTCGGAGGAGAACTTGCCCGACCGTGCCACGTTAAGGATGGACATGCGCACCCACCGCTGCGCATCCAGATATGCCCTGTTTACGTCTTCCTGCCGTTCCATGTAGGATTGGTAATCCGCCAGGAGGAAGTACTCATCGTGACTGAGCAGGGCATCCACGAGGGGTTTGAAGAGGTCCCGGTTTCCATCCGAGAAGCGGCCCGATCCGATAAGGTCCAGGGCCTCCCTGAGATCGCCGTTTCTCTCATAGTACTCCATCGGGTCATAACCTCCCGCTTTCAGATCCCCCACCTGTGGGGCATCCAGCCCAAAGAGGAAGAAATTTTCAGTACCGACCTCCTCCATTATCTCGACGTTTGCCCCGTCAAGGGTTCCGATTGTGAGGGCGCCATTCATGGCAAACTTCATGTTTCCCGTGCCCGAGGCCTCTTTGCCCGCCGTGGAGATCTGCTCCGACAGGTCCGCGGCCGGGTATATACGCTGGCCGTTCTTGACGTTGAAATCGGGGATAAAAACCACCTTCAGCCGCTCGCCCACGTCGGGGTCGCTGTTCACCACGCCTGCAATCGAGGTGATGAGCTTGATGATCAGTTTTGCCATGAAATAGCCCGGGGCCGCCTTCCCGCCGAAGATGACCGTGCGGGCGGGAACGTCCCCCCGGGGGTTCTTCTTGAGCTTGAGATAGTGAGAAATGACATGGAGGGCATTGAGATGCTGCCTCTTATACTCATGTATCCGTTTGACCTGGATGTCGAAGAGGCTCTCCGGGTCAACAACAATGCCCGTGCGCTCCCTGATGACCCGCGCCAGGCCGTGCTTGTTCTGACGCTTCATGCTGCCCCATGCTTTTCTGAACTCACCGTCATCTGCAAAGGGCTCAAGATTGCGGATCTGGTTATGGGAATTGCACACCCAGCCATCGCCGATGGCATCAGTGATCAGCTTCGACATGAGAGGGTTGCTGAGCACCATCCACCGTCGGGGCGTTACCCCGTTGGTGACATTGAGAAACTTGCCAGGCGTCAGTTCATGGAAATCCTTCATCACCGTCTTCTGCAGCAGTTCTGTATGCAGCGCCGCCAC carries:
- a CDS encoding transglycosylase SLT domain-containing protein translates to MAVFHSSTPSRAELTDGYEDTETDMEEAIEFESSPGDRDLINFDIFEDIARARARLEEMSCGFTVVRPRIVKKVKSGKRWRTRVTRGKSELGSFTILLAVLNLQNREIQVIRVHPKLGARSDRTVIEPGRANGVNTRFTILSPEHHVVLALKRPVRSGASFAEVVYTPYSEGLDIPAVRRAGMEYLVNVIGNARDDLSRRRVKPLSCNSFIDNDISVVLAIIEHIDPQKFASGKYTAEKLINETLVILGANKRNAYRYSKSPAGARGLFQFIPATYKRVSNLYPRAGLIKDFVRGMENHENAAKASFLLFDADMTVLSDARKQRLLADPAALGRFLASAYNCGPGRTRNSMERYGDRWTSAVPAETRIYLHKFDAVLDWYSTKAAATW